One genomic window of Megachile rotundata isolate GNS110a chromosome 12, iyMegRotu1, whole genome shotgun sequence includes the following:
- the Lnk gene encoding SH2B adapter-like protein Lnk isoform X1 → MSVYTINAATPTTNITVSTTTTTTTAVIVTTTATSTTITAPAVAVSPEAAPGWIEFCERHARASASDFAKAFCTYVSLNLPESARSNLSHRDFLRKFVESFCEHFESEYLRRTIRSPSLYDTRHTLTNDRDINVVSQNNNAPVRISSHEEFSDYSEHDGDAISPKPTHKPFFRRLSFKGLKKGKSFFHKQQSDEVELSHSEHRRDKHSKAKLSKIVVECRKEGIVNSLMGENIDGTQKWEKSRLALIKAIGGYMLEFYSPPKAVKPRSGVFCSAITEARETTALEMPDHENTFVLKTQNMEFVIEAHDSNDMRSWLATIKYCMRTVQQTFINPSSGTDASGDSLGHGSLTIVNEGDRLRTNSASKSSRSTAHEHGDETPSNPPEIPPRLRVRSNSNLELCSSQQDIEQNDGELDLSSSLREYPWFHGTLPRSDAAQLVLHSAANGHGVFLVRQSETRKGEFVLTFNFQGRAKHLRMTLNDQGHCRVQHLCFPAIYDMLEHFRQNAIPLESGGTADVTLTEFVVANHAIRSGHHNVAGVNQQQLQERRPPAAPEPREVRTYGGSIRTRTESLERLEQQNNIIEQQSSSLSSGRAIQNTYSFL, encoded by the exons ATGAGTGTTTATACTATAAATGCGGCGACACCAACAACAAATATAACAGTATCAACAacaacaacgacgacgacggcaGTAATAGTGACGACGACGGCTACGTCGACAACAATAACGGCGCCGGCGGTTGCCGTGTCGCCTGAAGCTGCACCTGGTTGGATAGAATTTTGTGAGAGACACGCCCGCGCTTCAGCTTCTGATTTTGCCAAGGCTTTTTGTACTTACGTCAGTTTAAATTTACCCGAAAGCGCTAGATCAAATCTTTCCCACCGTGattttttaaggaaatttgTCGAAAGCTTTTGTGAACATTTCGAAAGCGAATATCTGCGCCGTACGATTAG GTCACCATCTTTATATGATACAAGACATACACTAACTAATGATAGGGATATTAATGTTGTGAGTCAAAATAATAATGCTCCTGTTCGTATCTCATCTCATGAAGAATTTAGTGATTATTCCGAGCATGATGGAGATGCAATATCACCAAAACCAACACATAAGCCTTTTTTCCGCCGTTTATCTTTCAAAGGCCTTAAAAAGGGTAAAAGCTTCTTTCATAAACAACAAAGTGATGAGGTGGAATTATCACATAGTGAACATCGCAGAGATAAACATTCAAAAGCTAAACTTTCTAAAATCGTGGTGGAATGTAGAAAAGAAGGCATTGTTAATTCCTTGATGGGAGAAAATATTGATGGAACTCAGAAATGGGAGAAATCAAGACTTGCCTTAATAAAAGCAATTGGTGGATATATGTTAGAATTTTATTCTCCTCCAAAAGCAGTAAAGCCACGTAGTGGTGTATTTTGTTCTGCGATAACTGAAGCCAGAGAAACAACTGCATTAGAAATGCCAGATCATGAAAATACATTTGTATTAAAAACACAGAATATGGAATTTGTAATAGAAGCTCATGATTCAAACGATATGAGATCATGGTTAGCtactattaaatattgtatgCGTACAGTGCAACAAACTTTTATTAATCCTAGTTCTGGAACAGATGCTTCTGGAGATTCCTTAGGTCATGGTTCATTAACTATTGTTAATGAAGGAGATAGACTGAGAACTAACTCTGCAAGTAAAAGTTCTCGATCTACGGCTCATGAGCATGGAGATGAAACACCCAGTAATCCTCCTGAGATACCTCCAAGACTTCGTGTGAGAAGTAACAGTAATTTAGAATTATGTTCATCACAACAAGATATTGAACAAA ATGATGGTGAATTGGATTTATCAAGTAGTTTAAGGGAATATCCATGGTTTCACGGAACTCTTCCTAGATCAGATGCAGCACAGCTTGTTTTACATAGTGCTGCTAATGGTCATGGTGTATTTCTTGTTCGGCAAAGTGAAACAAGAAAAGGAGAGTTTGtgttaacatttaattttcaaGGCAGAGCAAAG CATTTACGTATGACGTTAAATGATCAAGGACACTGTAGAGTTCAACATCTTTGCTTTCCTGCAATATATGACATGCTTGAACATTTTCGTCAAAATGCTATACCTCTTGAATCAGGTGGAACAGCAGATGTAACTTTAACAGAATTTGTCGTAGCAAATCATGCCATACGCTCAGGACATCATAATGTAGCTGGAGTAAATCAACAACAATTGCAAGAAAGAAGACCTCCAGCAGCTCCAGAGCCAAGAGAA GTGCGCACATATGGAGGTTCTATACGAACACGTACAGAATCACTGGAGAGACTGGAACAACAAAATAACATTATTGAACAACAAAGTTCATCATTATCTAGTGGTAGAGCAATTCAAAACACTTACAGTTTTCTTTGA
- the Lnk gene encoding SH2B adapter-like protein Lnk isoform X2: MSVYTINAATPTTNITVSTTTTTTTAVIVTTTATSTTITAPAVAVSPEAAPGWIEFCERHARASASDFAKAFCTYVSLNLPESARSNLSHRDFLRKFVESFCEHFESEYLRRTIRSPSLYDTRHTLTNDRDINVVSQNNNAPVRISSHEEFSDYSEHDGDAISPKPTHKPFFRRLSFKGLKKGKSFFHKQQSDEVELSHSEHRRDKHSKAKLSKIVVECRKEGIVNSLMGENIDGTQKWEKSRLALIKAIGGYMLEFYSPPKAVKPRSGVFCSAITEARETTALEMPDHENTFVLKTQNMEFVIEAHDSNDMRSWLATIKYCMRTVQQTFINPSSGTDASGDSLGHGSLTIVNEGDRLRTNSASKSSRSTAHEHGDETPSNPPEIPPRLRVRSNSNLELCSSQQDIEQNDGELDLSSSLREYPWFHGTLPRSDAAQLVLHSAANGHGVFLVRQSETRKGEFVLTFNFQGRAKHLRMTLNDQGHCRVQHLCFPAIYDMLEHFRQNAIPLESGGTADVTLTEFVVANHAIRSGHHNVAGVNQQQLQERRPPAAPEPREVRVSSGSLTPLE, translated from the exons ATGAGTGTTTATACTATAAATGCGGCGACACCAACAACAAATATAACAGTATCAACAacaacaacgacgacgacggcaGTAATAGTGACGACGACGGCTACGTCGACAACAATAACGGCGCCGGCGGTTGCCGTGTCGCCTGAAGCTGCACCTGGTTGGATAGAATTTTGTGAGAGACACGCCCGCGCTTCAGCTTCTGATTTTGCCAAGGCTTTTTGTACTTACGTCAGTTTAAATTTACCCGAAAGCGCTAGATCAAATCTTTCCCACCGTGattttttaaggaaatttgTCGAAAGCTTTTGTGAACATTTCGAAAGCGAATATCTGCGCCGTACGATTAG GTCACCATCTTTATATGATACAAGACATACACTAACTAATGATAGGGATATTAATGTTGTGAGTCAAAATAATAATGCTCCTGTTCGTATCTCATCTCATGAAGAATTTAGTGATTATTCCGAGCATGATGGAGATGCAATATCACCAAAACCAACACATAAGCCTTTTTTCCGCCGTTTATCTTTCAAAGGCCTTAAAAAGGGTAAAAGCTTCTTTCATAAACAACAAAGTGATGAGGTGGAATTATCACATAGTGAACATCGCAGAGATAAACATTCAAAAGCTAAACTTTCTAAAATCGTGGTGGAATGTAGAAAAGAAGGCATTGTTAATTCCTTGATGGGAGAAAATATTGATGGAACTCAGAAATGGGAGAAATCAAGACTTGCCTTAATAAAAGCAATTGGTGGATATATGTTAGAATTTTATTCTCCTCCAAAAGCAGTAAAGCCACGTAGTGGTGTATTTTGTTCTGCGATAACTGAAGCCAGAGAAACAACTGCATTAGAAATGCCAGATCATGAAAATACATTTGTATTAAAAACACAGAATATGGAATTTGTAATAGAAGCTCATGATTCAAACGATATGAGATCATGGTTAGCtactattaaatattgtatgCGTACAGTGCAACAAACTTTTATTAATCCTAGTTCTGGAACAGATGCTTCTGGAGATTCCTTAGGTCATGGTTCATTAACTATTGTTAATGAAGGAGATAGACTGAGAACTAACTCTGCAAGTAAAAGTTCTCGATCTACGGCTCATGAGCATGGAGATGAAACACCCAGTAATCCTCCTGAGATACCTCCAAGACTTCGTGTGAGAAGTAACAGTAATTTAGAATTATGTTCATCACAACAAGATATTGAACAAA ATGATGGTGAATTGGATTTATCAAGTAGTTTAAGGGAATATCCATGGTTTCACGGAACTCTTCCTAGATCAGATGCAGCACAGCTTGTTTTACATAGTGCTGCTAATGGTCATGGTGTATTTCTTGTTCGGCAAAGTGAAACAAGAAAAGGAGAGTTTGtgttaacatttaattttcaaGGCAGAGCAAAG CATTTACGTATGACGTTAAATGATCAAGGACACTGTAGAGTTCAACATCTTTGCTTTCCTGCAATATATGACATGCTTGAACATTTTCGTCAAAATGCTATACCTCTTGAATCAGGTGGAACAGCAGATGTAACTTTAACAGAATTTGTCGTAGCAAATCATGCCATACGCTCAGGACATCATAATGTAGCTGGAGTAAATCAACAACAATTGCAAGAAAGAAGACCTCCAGCAGCTCCAGAGCCAAGAGAAGTAAGAGTCAGCAGTGGAAGTCTAACTCCTCTTGAGTGA
- the Atox1 gene encoding antioxidant 1 copper chaperone translates to MASQVYEFGVEMTCQGCANAVTNVLNKKEGVNDIQVDLDTKKIFVTSTLSSDEILQTIKKSGKACQFLGVKK, encoded by the exons ATGGCATCTCAG gtATACGAATTTGGTGTAGAAATGACATGCCAGGGATGTGCTAATGCAGTAACAAACGTACTTAACAAAAAAGAAG GTGTTAATGATATACAAGTGGATTTAGATACAAAAAAGATATTTGTAACATCAACCCTTTCTTCCGAtgaaatcttacaaactattaAAAAAAGTGGAAAAGCATGCCAGTTTTTAGgagtgaaaaaataa